From Rutidosis leptorrhynchoides isolate AG116_Rl617_1_P2 chromosome 3, CSIRO_AGI_Rlap_v1, whole genome shotgun sequence, a single genomic window includes:
- the LOC139900926 gene encoding seipin-2-like → MEQQQHSESTIKDTDSDESLFIDALESFDSNLIPNSSSISEIDKSETFVGFDIHDSTTSSTDDNNSTVSSKLKSPEKSKSKFQSSRVRSSSNSLLRKRLIEKTADDSSVITSVNNDRNIDNESIAVDSAVSGSSPFVALAGLVTKLIGIQLSMLVRSVTFPIWLAYYSYVFMIDPFRSVTLAKQYIFRKIWRIFRRCKGCVKWILYTFIRKNEPTWKFCLQICWGLLWSIYVGFILISLLVFAFVISGILLKYVIEEPIRMTQDLSFDYTKDSPTAFVPLMSCPEPSFLECSELIKPAVSGESRIIPLDHKVLATVSLTLPESYYNRNLGIFQVRVDFLSGNGQRLASSRQPCMLHFRSQPIRLMLTLLKLAPLITGYSSETQTLKIKFKGYTERNVPTSCLRVILEQRAEFTKGAGVPEIYEAYMKLESQQPFLKRILWSWKGTLYIWTTIMIFMVELLFTLVCCTPVIVPWLQPTRVPSNRIVSPNPRPVP, encoded by the exons ATGGAACAACAACAACACTCCGAATCCACCATTAAAGACACAGATTCCGATGAATCCCTCTTCATCGATGCCCTAGAATCATTCGATTCCAATCTCATTCCCAATTCTTCATCAATCTCCGAAATCGATAAATCCGAAACTTTCGTCGGTTTCGATATTCATGATTCCACTACATCATCTACAGATGATAATAATTCCACAGTTTCCAGTAAATTGAAGAGTCCTGAGAAATCAAAAAGTAAATTTCAATCGTCTAGGGTTCGTTCCAGCTCAAACAGTCTGTTACGTAAACGGTTAATCGAAAAAACTGCCGATGACAGTTCTGTTATTACGAGTGTGAATAATGATAGAAACATCGATAATGAGTCGATTGCAGTCGATTCAGCAGTTTCAGGTTCGAGTCCATTTGTTGCGTTAGCCGGATTAGTTACAAAATTGATAGGAATTCAATTAAGTATGTTAGTTAGATCTGTTACATTTCCTATATGGTTGGCTTACTATTCTTATGTGTTTATGATCGACCCGTTTCGGAGTGTAACACTTGCAAAGCAATATATTTTCCGAAAGATTTGGCGGATCTTTCGTCGATGTAAaggttgtgtgaaatggatcctGTATACGTTTATTAGAAAAAATGAACCTACATGGAAGTTTTGTCTGCAAATCTGTTGGGGATTGTTATGGTCAATTTATGTAGGTTTTATTTTGATTAGTTTGTTAGTGTTTGCGTTTGTTATTAGTGgtattcttttgaaatatgttatagaAGAACCGATACGAATGACACAGGATTTGAGCTTTGATTATACGAAAGATAGTCCTACGGCTTTTGTACCATTAATGTCGTGCCCCGAGCCATCTTTTCTTGAATGTAGTGAACTGATCAAGCCTGCGGTTAGTGGTGAGTCTCGGATTATACCTCTTGATCATAAAGTTCTTGCTACTGTTTCGTTGACGTTGCCGGAGTCGTATTACAATAGAAATCTTGGGATTTTTCAG GTCAGAGTTGACTTCCTTTCTGGTAACGGTCAACGCCTTGCAAGCAGTAGACAACCATGTATGCTCCATTTTAGAAGTCAACCCATTCGCCTTATGTTGACTTTGTTGAAGCTAGCACCTCTCATCACTGGCTATTCATCCGAAACccaaacactaaaaatcaaatttaaaggatACACCGAAAGAAACGTTCCCACATCTTGCTTGAGGGTAATTTTGGAACAACGAGCAGAATTCACAAAAGGGGCTGGTGTTCCTGAAATATATGAAGCATATATGAAGTTAGAGTCACAACAACCGTTCTTAAAAAGGATTTTGTGGTCTTGGAAAGGAACTTTGTACATATGGACCACcattatgatttttatggttgaGTTGTTATTCACTCTTGTTTGCTGCACACCTGTTATCGTACCATGGCTGCAGCCAACGCGTGTTCCTTCAAACAGAATTGTTTCTCCGAACCCCCGGCCTGTTCCTTGA
- the LOC139900927 gene encoding uncharacterized protein, which yields MVSKSKSSPAKHNHNLRRRKRTLVTSATKTASVVVASINKSIYTCHRRLVKIFSKLVRIATPKRKSSVKKGYKETISLPPLDSVNRKTVFLDLDETLIHSVPANGLIRPRNFDYMVKPMIDGERVDFYVLKRPFVDEFLQFLTENGFEIVVFTAGIKEYASLVLDRLDRKGLISHRLYRDSCKEFDGKFVKDLSNLGRDLKNAVIVDDNPNSYSLQSQNAIPIKPFIDDIGDDELKKLMDGFFEKCNEFEDLRDAVKNYVSDEI from the exons ATGGTGTCCAAATCAAAGTCCTCTCCAGCCAAACACAACCACAATCTCCGGCGCCGGAAGAGAACTCTTGTCACTTCCGCCACCAAAACTGCTTCTGTCGTAGTTGCTTCAATCAATAAATCGATCTACACCTGCCATCGCCGTCTAGTTAAAATCTTCTCGAAGCTCGTTCGAATCGCAACTCCAAAACGTAAATCGTCTGTTAAAAAAGGCTACAAA GAAACCATTTCTCTTCCTCCTTTAGATTCCGTAAATCGAAAGACGGTGTTTCTTGACCTCGATGAAACCCTAATTCATTCCGTACCAGCTAATGGACTAATTCGTCCGAGAAACTTTGATTACATGGTGAAGCCGATGATCGACGGCGAAAGAGTTGACTTTTACGTGTTAAAGCGTCCGTTTGTTGATGAATTTCTTCAGTTTTTAACTGAAAATGGTTTTGAAATAGTGGTTTTTACTGCAGGAATTAAGGAGTATGCTTCGTTAGTATTGGATAGATTGGATCGAAAGGGTTTGATTTCGCACAGGTTGTATCGGGATTCATGTAAGGAGTTTGATGGGAAGTTTGTTAAGGATTTGTCGAATTTAGGACGGGATTTGAAGAACGCGGTGATCGTTGATGATAATCCGAATTCGTATAGTTTGCAGTCTCAGAATGCAATTCCGATTAAACCGTTTATAGATGATATTGGAGATGATGAATTAAAGAAATTGATGGATGGGTTTTTTGAAAAGTGTAATGAGTTTGAAGATTTGAGGGATGCTGTGAAGAATTATGTTAGTGATGAAATCTGA